ACCACCATCCCCACCGGCTATCTGCGCGCGCCGTCGTCCAATGCCCTGGCCTTCGTGCATGAAAGCTTCTGGGACGAGATCGCCCATGCGGCGGGCCAGGATCCGGTGGCCTTCCGGCTGGCGCAGCTCGACGCACATCTGAGCGACAAGGCCAATTACAATCCGGCGCGGATGCGGGCCGTGTTGCAAACCGTCGCCGAACGCTCGAACTGGGGCAAGGCGTCACTTCCCAAGGGAGAAGGTTTGGGCGTCGCCACCTATTTCAGCCATCGCGGCTATTTTGCCGAGGTGGCGCATGTCCGCGTAGCGGCTGACGGCCAGTGGCGCGTGCTCAAGGTCTGGGCGGTCGGCGATGTCGGCTCGCACATCATCAATCCGACCGGCGCGTTCAATCAGGTTGAAGGCTCCGTCATGGACGGCATCGGCTCGATGGAGGCCGGGATCACCTTTGAAAAGGGCCGCGCCGTCCAGAGCAATTTCCACGACATCCCGATGATGCGGATGCCGAAGGCGCCGCAAGTCGATGTCCATTTCGTCACCAACGATTTCCCGCCGACCGGCCTGGGTGAACCCGCCCTGCCGCCGGTCATTCCCGCCGTCGCCAACGCCATTTTCGCCGCCACTGGCATCCGGATCCGTAAACTACCGATCCTGCCGGAAACCCTGGCCACCAAACAAGTGGCCAACGCTTGATCCTGCCTGCGCCTGTCTATCGTGATTTTGTGCTGCCGGCGCTGAGGAACTGGCGCAAGGCCGGTCACCAGACCGCCCTGCTCACCCTGATCAGCACCACCGGTCAGTCACCGCGCCCGGTCGGCAGCCAGTTGGCCGTCTGCGACACCGGCGAGGCGTGCGGCCTCATCACCGGTGGCTGCGCCGAGGGTACATTGGTGCTCGATGCCCTGGAGGCCATGCGGCTTGGCGAAAACCGCACCGAGCTTTACGGCGAAGGGTCGCGCTTCAAGGATATCACCCTGCCGTGCGGGTCTGGCCTGAAGGTGTTTTTCGATGTCAGGATCAGCGACGTCGACATCGAACGGATCATCGCCTGCCGGGAAGCCCGCCAACCGGCTTCGATGATCATTTCCGCACCTTGTGAACCTGAGTATACGCGCCACTATCTGCCCGCCTGTCGGCTGGTCGCCGTCGGGCAGGGACCAATCATGGAGGCACTGGCGCAACTGGCGCCGACTTTGGAAATCGAACTGGATATCTGGTCGCCGGATGCAGCCCTGGTGGCACGGCTGACTGGCCGCCACCTGACCGCGGCAGAGGACTTTGACGCTATCCTTGATCGCTATTGCGGCGTGGTAACGGTTTTCCATGACCACAGCTATGAACCGCCAGTTCTGCTGAAAGCCCTGCAATGCGAGGGCTTCTTTATCGGCGCGCTCGGCAGCCGCAAGGCCCAAGCCCGGCGTCTGGAAATTCTGGAAGACATGGGCGCGGAACCCCACATGCTCAGGCGCATCCACGGCCCGGTCGGCCTCGATATCGCGGCTGCCTCACCGCCGGAAATCGCCCTGTCGATCCTGGCGCAGGTCGTGGAACACTGGCGCCGCATGGTGACGGCATGAAGCGGTTTTCGGCGGTCGTGCTGGCAGCGGGGGCATCGCGGCGGTTCGGGGAAGAGGACAAGCTGCGCGCAGAGTTTGATGGCAAACCGCTCCTCAGACATGTGCTCGACGGCCTGGCAGGTCTCGGACTTGACGAAGTGCTCGTGGTGACCCGCGCACCGCTTTCGGGCGTGCATCACATCATCAATCCCCATCCGGAAGCAGGCATGGGCCATTCGCTGGCCCTGGGCGTGGCGGCGCTGAAACCCTGTGACGCCGCCTTTATCGTGCTGGCCGACATGCCCCTGATCGTGCCTGATCTCTACTGCGACATGGCCGCCGCCCTGCCCGGTCATGATATCGTTGTCCCTGTCCATGACGGCCAAAACGGCCACCCCGTTCTATTCTCATCCACCTGTTTCGATGAACTGCGTTGCCTTTCCGGCGATCATGGCGCCCGTGACCTGCTGCAATCAGGTCGCTATCGGTTGCGCCATATCGAGACCGGCGGCTTTATCCTGGCCGATATTGACACACCCGAAGACCTCAACCGGCTAAAAACGTCCTGACTCCCAACCAGGCATAAAATTTCATTCCGCCCCGTTGACATCGATGTCAGTTTCAATC
This sequence is a window from Asticcacaulis sp.. Protein-coding genes within it:
- a CDS encoding XdhC family protein, which produces MILPAPVYRDFVLPALRNWRKAGHQTALLTLISTTGQSPRPVGSQLAVCDTGEACGLITGGCAEGTLVLDALEAMRLGENRTELYGEGSRFKDITLPCGSGLKVFFDVRISDVDIERIIACREARQPASMIISAPCEPEYTRHYLPACRLVAVGQGPIMEALAQLAPTLEIELDIWSPDAALVARLTGRHLTAAEDFDAILDRYCGVVTVFHDHSYEPPVLLKALQCEGFFIGALGSRKAQARRLEILEDMGAEPHMLRRIHGPVGLDIAAASPPEIALSILAQVVEHWRRMVTA
- a CDS encoding nucleotidyltransferase family protein → MKRFSAVVLAAGASRRFGEEDKLRAEFDGKPLLRHVLDGLAGLGLDEVLVVTRAPLSGVHHIINPHPEAGMGHSLALGVAALKPCDAAFIVLADMPLIVPDLYCDMAAALPGHDIVVPVHDGQNGHPVLFSSTCFDELRCLSGDHGARDLLQSGRYRLRHIETGGFILADIDTPEDLNRLKTS